In Pseudoduganella albidiflava, a single window of DNA contains:
- a CDS encoding glycosyltransferase, which translates to MNRVLMVAYHYPPMRGSSGIQRTLKFSQYLPQHSWQPLVLSASPRAYANSGNDQMAEIPREAIVHRAFALDTSRHLSVRGRYVGWMALPDRWVSWCLGAIPAGLQMIRKYKPQVIWTTYPIASAKLIGLVLHKLTGLPWIADLRDPMTDVDYPADPLTRRFYRWIEEKTVRNCALAVCTTPGAIVTYTKRFPDIPVSRFALIENGYDEENFSTAAASQKAAAPIAGRPFTLIHSGIIYPSERDPVPFFEALAGLKAGGTVTAMRLRVVLRATAHDDFLVPLIEKYGIGDIVSLAPHIAYRDALAEMLGADGLLVLQATNCNHQIPAKLYEYLRARRPVLALTDTTGDTAAALRHAGIDTIGPLDDKAGIQAALLRFLELAEAGHAPLASDEAVAANSRRARTAELARLLNAVTVAVPTTQVKGSEAC; encoded by the coding sequence ATGAACCGCGTGTTGATGGTGGCCTATCACTATCCGCCGATGCGCGGCAGCAGCGGCATCCAGCGCACGCTGAAGTTTTCGCAATACCTGCCTCAGCACAGCTGGCAGCCGCTGGTACTGTCCGCCAGCCCGCGCGCCTACGCCAACAGCGGCAACGACCAGATGGCCGAAATTCCCCGGGAAGCGATCGTGCACCGCGCCTTCGCGCTCGATACCTCGCGCCACCTTTCCGTGCGTGGCCGCTATGTCGGCTGGATGGCGCTGCCCGACCGCTGGGTGTCCTGGTGCCTGGGTGCGATTCCGGCCGGGCTGCAGATGATCCGCAAGTACAAGCCGCAAGTGATCTGGACCACGTACCCGATCGCCAGCGCAAAGCTGATCGGCCTGGTGCTGCACAAACTGACGGGCCTGCCATGGATCGCCGACCTGCGCGACCCGATGACGGATGTGGACTATCCCGCCGATCCGCTGACGCGGCGCTTCTATCGCTGGATCGAGGAGAAAACAGTGCGCAATTGCGCGCTGGCCGTGTGCACGACGCCGGGCGCTATCGTCACGTACACGAAGCGTTTCCCGGATATTCCCGTCAGCCGCTTTGCGTTGATCGAAAACGGCTACGACGAGGAAAACTTCAGCACGGCCGCCGCCTCGCAAAAGGCGGCCGCGCCCATCGCGGGCAGGCCGTTCACGTTGATCCACAGCGGCATCATCTACCCGTCCGAACGCGACCCGGTACCCTTCTTCGAAGCGCTGGCCGGCCTGAAGGCCGGCGGCACCGTCACGGCCATGCGCCTGCGCGTCGTGCTGCGCGCCACCGCGCATGACGACTTCCTGGTACCACTGATCGAAAAATACGGCATCGGAGACATCGTCAGCCTGGCGCCGCACATCGCCTATCGCGACGCGCTGGCCGAAATGCTGGGTGCGGATGGCCTGCTGGTTTTACAGGCCACCAACTGCAATCACCAGATCCCGGCCAAGCTGTATGAATACCTGCGCGCACGCCGGCCAGTACTGGCGTTGACGGACACCACGGGCGATACCGCCGCCGCCTTGCGCCACGCCGGCATCGATACCATCGGCCCGCTCGACGACAAGGCCGGCATCCAGGCGGCGCTGCTGCGCTTTCTCGAGTTGGCGGAAGCGGGCCACGCGCCGCTTGCTTCCGACGAGGCGGTGGCCGCCAATTCCCGGCGCGCCCGCACTGCCGAATTGGCGCGTCTGTTGAACGCGGTAACCGTTGCCGTGCCTACCACGCAGGTGAAAGGAAGCGAAGCATGCTGA
- a CDS encoding aminotransferase class I/II-fold pyridoxal phosphate-dependent enzyme, giving the protein MQSPPLVPADYPRSRLPVAPALSLASFLRMGGPAAPSILDAGEVRFVTSGRVAIALALKQMGVGPGDAVLVPSYHCASMIEPVIWAGATPLFYRIRPDTTVDLDDLAAKASGTGNLKALMATNYYGFHQPLPALRAFCDERGIQLLEDCAHSFLGQHAGRPLGSWGDYAIASSMKFFPVYEGGCLVSARHRLDGVALQSAGAGFEAKVLLNSIENGFAYGRLPLLRALMKLPMAAKNALWGLIKARRHGQGPALAPGSSDGGFGFDPAWLTKRSSLYSRSMLRLVSRRRMGELRRRNYRRLYDALSALPGCRPLFATLPDGVYPWVFPLLCDEPEALFRQLKGGGVPVIRFGEYLWPGVDASVCENSVDLSRRVLQFPCHQELRDDEIEWMIGQVRSAVKGEQGGPQ; this is encoded by the coding sequence GTGCAGTCTCCGCCACTCGTCCCAGCCGACTATCCGCGCTCTCGCCTGCCGGTCGCGCCCGCGTTGTCGCTGGCATCGTTCCTGCGCATGGGCGGCCCTGCGGCGCCGTCGATTCTCGATGCCGGCGAGGTCCGTTTCGTGACCAGTGGCCGCGTGGCCATCGCCCTGGCGCTGAAACAGATGGGCGTGGGTCCGGGCGACGCGGTGCTTGTGCCGTCCTATCACTGCGCATCGATGATCGAACCCGTCATCTGGGCCGGTGCCACGCCGCTGTTCTACCGTATCCGTCCCGACACCACCGTCGACCTGGACGACCTGGCCGCCAAGGCTTCCGGCACCGGTAACCTCAAGGCGCTCATGGCAACCAACTATTACGGCTTCCACCAACCCCTACCCGCACTACGCGCCTTTTGCGACGAGCGCGGCATCCAGTTGCTGGAAGACTGTGCCCACTCGTTCCTGGGCCAGCATGCCGGCCGTCCACTGGGCTCATGGGGTGATTATGCGATCGCCAGCAGCATGAAGTTCTTCCCCGTGTACGAAGGCGGCTGCCTGGTATCGGCGCGCCACCGGCTCGACGGCGTGGCCTTGCAGTCCGCCGGCGCCGGCTTCGAGGCGAAAGTGCTGCTGAACTCGATCGAAAATGGTTTTGCGTATGGCCGCCTGCCGCTGCTGCGCGCATTGATGAAGCTGCCGATGGCCGCCAAGAACGCGCTGTGGGGCTTGATCAAGGCACGCCGCCATGGCCAGGGGCCGGCGCTGGCCCCGGGATCGTCCGACGGCGGCTTCGGTTTCGATCCGGCCTGGCTGACCAAGCGTTCGTCGCTGTATTCGCGGTCGATGCTGCGGCTCGTGTCGCGCCGCCGGATGGGTGAGCTACGCCGCCGCAATTACCGGCGCCTGTACGACGCGCTGTCGGCACTGCCGGGCTGCCGCCCGTTGTTCGCTACCCTGCCGGATGGTGTCTACCCGTGGGTGTTCCCGCTGCTGTGCGACGAACCCGAGGCCCTGTTTCGCCAGCTGAAGGGCGGCGGCGTGCCGGTGATCCGCTTCGGCGAATACCTGTGGCCAGGCGTGGACGCGAGCGTGTGTGAAAACAGCGTGGACCTGTCGCGTCGCGTGCTGCAATTTCCCTGCCACCAGGAATTGCGCGATGACGAAATCGAATGGATGATCGGCCAGGTGCGCAGCGCGGTCAAAGGTGAACAAGGAGGCCCGCAATGA
- a CDS encoding acyl carrier protein, producing the protein MYLDEVKQIVIDVLALGPAGRSLDEHSALLGSIPELDSMAVVQLIGALEEQFGFSVDDDEISAETFATLGSLAAFVKHKLTA; encoded by the coding sequence ATGTATCTCGACGAAGTAAAGCAGATTGTCATCGACGTTCTCGCGCTGGGCCCGGCGGGCCGCTCGCTGGACGAGCATTCCGCCCTGCTGGGCAGCATCCCGGAACTGGATTCGATGGCGGTCGTCCAGCTGATCGGCGCATTGGAAGAACAGTTCGGCTTCAGTGTCGACGATGACGAGATCAGCGCGGAAACCTTCGCCACGCTGGGCAGCCTGGCCGCCTTCGTGAAGCACAAGCTCACGGCCTGA
- a CDS encoding hydrolase 2, exosortase A system-associated → MNAIAAAPPAQPFFLGSGAAARFCLYHAPATACRGAWLYLHPFAEEMNKSRRMAALQARALARRGYAVLQMDLYGCGDSAGDFGDARWDIWHQDAARGMAWLEQQSSCVAGLWGLRLGALLALDVAQAHAPSALLLWQPVTNGSQFLTQFLRLKVASQMLADGKDGKDGKDGKDSNSGGGGTAALKQSLAAGQPLEIAGYLLDPALALAIEARTAEGFAPPACPVHWFEMAAESGRPLSPVAARAAAALAAGGAIMSTRVVAGPQFWATQEIEECPALLDATLQSLSEPCHAA, encoded by the coding sequence ATGAACGCCATCGCCGCCGCGCCACCGGCGCAGCCATTCTTCCTGGGCTCCGGCGCGGCGGCGCGTTTCTGCCTGTACCATGCACCCGCCACGGCATGCCGCGGCGCATGGCTTTACCTCCACCCGTTTGCCGAGGAAATGAACAAGTCGCGCCGCATGGCCGCGCTGCAGGCGCGCGCACTGGCGCGCCGCGGATACGCGGTGCTGCAGATGGACTTGTACGGTTGCGGCGACAGCGCCGGCGATTTCGGCGATGCACGCTGGGACATCTGGCACCAGGATGCGGCGCGCGGCATGGCCTGGCTCGAACAGCAAAGCAGCTGCGTTGCCGGGCTGTGGGGCTTGCGCCTCGGCGCCCTGCTGGCCCTGGACGTGGCCCAGGCACATGCCCCGTCCGCCCTGCTGCTGTGGCAACCGGTGACCAACGGCAGCCAGTTCCTCACGCAATTCCTGCGCCTGAAAGTGGCGAGCCAGATGCTGGCGGATGGCAAGGATGGCAAGGATGGTAAGGATGGCAAGGATAGTAATAGCGGCGGCGGTGGCACCGCCGCGCTGAAGCAGAGTCTCGCGGCAGGCCAGCCGCTGGAAATCGCCGGATACCTGCTCGATCCCGCCCTCGCGCTGGCGATCGAAGCGCGCACCGCCGAGGGTTTCGCGCCGCCGGCCTGTCCGGTGCACTGGTTTGAAATGGCGGCCGAAAGCGGCCGCCCGCTGTCCCCTGTTGCCGCGCGCGCCGCGGCGGCGCTGGCTGCCGGCGGCGCGATCATGTCGACGCGCGTCGTCGCCGGCCCGCAATTCTGGGCCACGCAGGAGATCGAGGAGTGCCCCGCACTGCTGGATGCCACCCTCCAATCGCTGTCCGAGCCGTGCCATGCAGCCTGA
- a CDS encoding acyl-CoA ligase (AMP-forming), exosortase A system-associated, whose amino-acid sequence MSDLIHDFIFRSARRTPGAEALVHGGRRLDYAGLADLVQRTAAALLVSGLERGERVAVYMEKNVENVGAMFGAAAAGGVFVPVNPLLKPEQVAYILADCNVRVLVTTIDRLKLLSEVLPACRDLRLVVAVGGGDSLPAVQNVEVLSWDAVIARGLGETRTPHRVIDGDMAAILYTSGSTGKPKGVVLSHRNMVAGAQSVASYLDNTPQDRILAVLPLSFDYGLSQLTTAFHVGATAVLINHLLPRDVLNAVVAERITGLAAVPPLWIQLAPLAWPADCTLRYLTNSGGAMQRPTLDALRRALPNARPFLMYGLTEAFRSTYLPPEELERRPDSMGKAIPNAEVVVLRPDGTECAPHEPGELVHRGALVSLGYWNDPAKTAERFKPVAPRHYGLPLVELAVWSGDTVRRDEDGFLYFISRNDEMIKTSGYRVSPTEVEEVVYAREHVAEAAAIGARHPVLGQAIVVIVLPREGAALTANDLLAACKPCLPAYMLPQKVVIADGALPRNPNGKIDRKLLSLQYENVFLEQQQ is encoded by the coding sequence ATGAGCGACCTGATCCACGACTTCATTTTCCGCTCGGCCCGCCGGACTCCTGGCGCCGAAGCCCTTGTGCACGGTGGCCGCCGCCTGGATTACGCAGGGCTCGCCGACCTGGTCCAGCGCACCGCTGCCGCCCTGCTGGTGTCCGGCCTCGAGCGGGGCGAACGCGTGGCGGTCTACATGGAGAAGAATGTTGAAAACGTCGGCGCCATGTTCGGTGCGGCGGCGGCCGGTGGCGTATTCGTGCCGGTCAATCCGCTGCTGAAGCCGGAGCAGGTCGCTTATATCCTGGCCGACTGCAATGTCCGCGTGCTGGTCACGACGATCGACCGCCTGAAGCTCCTGTCGGAAGTACTGCCGGCTTGCCGCGATCTGCGCCTGGTGGTGGCGGTGGGCGGGGGCGACTCGCTGCCCGCGGTGCAAAACGTCGAAGTCCTGTCGTGGGATGCCGTCATCGCGCGCGGTCTCGGTGAAACGCGCACACCGCATCGCGTGATCGATGGCGACATGGCCGCGATCCTCTACACGTCCGGCAGTACCGGCAAGCCGAAAGGCGTGGTGCTGTCGCACCGGAACATGGTGGCCGGCGCGCAGAGCGTGGCCAGTTACCTGGACAATACTCCGCAAGACCGCATCCTGGCCGTGCTGCCACTGTCGTTCGACTATGGCCTGTCGCAGTTGACCACGGCATTCCATGTGGGTGCCACGGCCGTGCTGATCAACCACCTGCTGCCGCGCGACGTGCTCAATGCCGTCGTTGCCGAGCGCATTACCGGGCTGGCCGCCGTGCCGCCGCTGTGGATCCAGCTGGCGCCGCTGGCGTGGCCTGCCGATTGCACGCTGCGCTACCTGACCAATTCCGGCGGCGCCATGCAGCGACCCACGCTCGACGCGCTGCGCCGTGCGTTGCCGAACGCGCGGCCGTTCCTGATGTATGGTCTGACCGAAGCGTTCCGCTCGACGTACCTGCCGCCGGAAGAACTGGAGCGCCGCCCCGATTCGATGGGCAAGGCGATCCCGAATGCCGAGGTGGTGGTGCTGCGGCCGGATGGCACCGAGTGCGCGCCGCACGAGCCGGGTGAACTGGTCCATCGTGGCGCGCTGGTATCGCTCGGCTACTGGAACGATCCCGCCAAGACCGCCGAGCGCTTCAAGCCGGTGGCGCCGCGCCATTACGGCCTGCCGCTGGTGGAATTGGCCGTATGGTCCGGCGACACGGTGCGCCGCGACGAGGACGGCTTCCTTTACTTCATCAGCCGCAACGACGAGATGATCAAGACTTCCGGCTACCGCGTCAGCCCGACCGAGGTCGAGGAAGTGGTGTATGCGCGCGAGCACGTGGCCGAGGCGGCCGCCATCGGCGCCAGGCATCCGGTGCTGGGCCAGGCGATCGTCGTCATCGTCTTGCCGCGCGAGGGCGCGGCCCTGACGGCGAATGACCTGCTGGCCGCCTGCAAGCCTTGCCTGCCGGCCTACATGCTACCGCAGAAAGTGGTGATCGCCGATGGCGCCCTGCCGCGCAACCCGAACGGCAAGATCGACCGCAAGCTGCTGTCGCTGCAATATGAGAACGTCTTCCTGGAGCAGCAGCAATGA
- a CDS encoding tetratricopeptide repeat protein has protein sequence MLTLKSTLRYLVPATLLLAAAFASAKPYCGELDNALGPFDYRDAPPDALYLVEMAHYTDEVAAGVKGNTGAIGGDLDYTLRVFPNHVKALTTMAAVAMRTKVTQLFNARYPVECYFERAVRFQPDDGMAWGAYGKYLYSMGQAERAMPMLKKAYDMAPDNPSVNYNLGIAYFRAKQYDLAVKHAKVAYQHDFPLDGLRNMLVGARKWDGKVEPLPGKEDKAETGDDAAAKVAPETGDDAAAKAASETAAQ, from the coding sequence ATGCTGACCCTGAAATCGACATTGCGATACCTGGTGCCCGCCACATTGCTGCTGGCCGCCGCGTTTGCCAGCGCCAAACCGTATTGTGGCGAACTGGACAATGCACTCGGGCCCTTCGATTACCGCGATGCGCCGCCCGATGCCCTGTACCTCGTTGAAATGGCCCACTATACCGACGAAGTTGCCGCTGGCGTGAAGGGCAACACCGGCGCGATCGGTGGTGACCTCGACTACACGCTGCGGGTATTCCCCAACCACGTGAAAGCGTTGACGACGATGGCGGCGGTGGCGATGCGCACCAAGGTCACCCAGCTGTTCAACGCCAGGTATCCGGTCGAATGTTATTTCGAGCGCGCCGTGCGCTTCCAGCCGGACGACGGCATGGCCTGGGGTGCATACGGCAAATACCTGTACAGCATGGGGCAGGCGGAGCGCGCCATGCCGATGTTGAAGAAAGCCTACGACATGGCGCCGGACAACCCGTCCGTCAACTACAACCTCGGCATCGCCTACTTCCGTGCCAAGCAGTACGACCTCGCCGTGAAGCACGCCAAGGTCGCTTACCAGCACGATTTCCCGCTCGATGGCCTGCGTAACATGCTGGTCGGTGCCCGCAAGTGGGATGGCAAGGTGGAACCGTTGCCCGGGAAGGAAGACAAGGCTGAAACCGGGGACGATGCGGCCGCGAAGGTGGCCCCGGAAACCGGGGACGATGCCGCCGCGAAGGCAGCCTCGGAAACCGCGGCGCAATGA
- a CDS encoding VanZ family protein encodes MGFLLLLYAALLVYGSWYPFAWGEPVAPPLTFLHTLPTYLDKGDVIQNVLVYMPFGLLVVAWCGRRMPFAAGLLLAAVAGTALSLGIEAVQQYLPSRVPSLVDVAMNFGGSLIGGMFGGLVSRRTAPGATLLRLRDDWFRPGPLASTGLIVIALWMLSQTTPLVPSLDIAQLRGKLGYLYRSMMAPYWFSWGKLATLWCYQVGLGILLCTLLHTGRPLLRLYVLLTAFVCAWKLLVVGRVLSLELIAALALALPALVMLRNLRPNVLAIAGVLLLAAGLAIYETLPGDAAVFQPAFNWVPFEGQMNDLSGLENILEFLWPPMAMACLLRQALPFHRQDAGAVLGTAVLALGMFLLEWLQLSLPGRYGDITQVVLACIGWIIPWCVRGHGMRAAGPRGRTAVRPG; translated from the coding sequence ATGGGCTTCCTGCTGTTGCTGTATGCGGCGCTGCTGGTCTATGGCAGCTGGTATCCGTTCGCATGGGGCGAGCCGGTGGCGCCACCGCTCACCTTCCTGCATACATTGCCGACGTACCTGGACAAGGGCGACGTCATCCAGAACGTGCTGGTCTACATGCCATTCGGCTTGCTGGTGGTGGCATGGTGCGGACGGCGCATGCCGTTCGCGGCCGGGTTGCTGCTGGCCGCCGTGGCCGGTACCGCGCTCAGCCTTGGCATCGAAGCCGTCCAGCAGTACCTGCCGTCGCGGGTACCGTCACTGGTCGACGTGGCGATGAACTTCGGTGGCAGCCTCATCGGCGGGATGTTCGGCGGGCTGGTCAGCCGCCGCACGGCGCCGGGCGCCACGCTGCTGCGCCTGCGCGACGACTGGTTCCGGCCCGGACCGCTGGCCAGCACGGGCCTGATCGTCATCGCCCTGTGGATGCTGTCGCAAACCACGCCGCTGGTACCTTCGCTCGACATCGCCCAGCTGCGCGGCAAGCTGGGTTACCTGTACCGTTCGATGATGGCACCCTACTGGTTCAGCTGGGGCAAGCTGGCGACGTTGTGGTGCTACCAGGTGGGGCTCGGCATCCTGCTGTGCACCCTGCTGCATACCGGCCGGCCGCTGCTCCGGCTGTATGTCCTGCTGACGGCGTTTGTCTGCGCCTGGAAACTGCTGGTCGTCGGGCGCGTGCTGTCGCTGGAACTGATCGCGGCGCTGGCGCTGGCGTTGCCGGCGCTGGTCATGCTGCGCAACCTGCGGCCCAACGTGCTGGCGATTGCCGGGGTGCTGCTGCTCGCTGCCGGGCTGGCGATCTACGAAACGCTGCCCGGCGATGCCGCGGTGTTCCAGCCGGCGTTCAACTGGGTACCGTTCGAAGGCCAGATGAACGACCTGTCGGGGCTGGAGAATATCCTGGAGTTCCTGTGGCCGCCGATGGCGATGGCATGCCTGTTGCGGCAAGCGCTGCCGTTCCACCGGCAGGATGCCGGCGCCGTGCTGGGCACGGCGGTGCTGGCGCTGGGCATGTTCCTGCTGGAGTGGCTGCAGCTGTCGCTGCCGGGACGCTATGGCGATATCACGCAGGTGGTGCTGGCATGCATCGGCTGGATCATTCCATGGTGCGTCCGGGGCCACGGCATGCGGGCCGCCGGGCCGCGGGGACGTACCGCCGTGCGGCCCGGGTGA
- a CDS encoding GNAT family N-acetyltransferase, with amino-acid sequence MTAMTWQLYPASAFADHARAWQRLNAATSRTPLLEPEFVQPLLAEFGDPRCQLAVCELAGETVAMGILQPRGRGVWEALQPSQAPIGLWLHHGAIELERLLPSLTRKLPGFALMVGLKQRDPQLETRPADSAVTGTLDYIRTAHVPIAGTFEEYWNARGKNLRNNLKKQRSRLQKDGVVTRMQIDRLPEQMAAAVADYGRLESAGWKAQLGTAIHPDNDQGRFYTSMLEGFARRGQAAVYRYWFEAPGLAPQLVAMDLCIEGDGALIVLKTTYDESVPASLSPTLLMREECCQRLFDEKQYARLEFYGKVMEWHTRWTDEIRTMYHVNHYRWPVLRQLHAAAGDRNAMVQRLRGKSAPGPAPVATRQQTSTTE; translated from the coding sequence ATGACCGCAATGACATGGCAGCTGTATCCGGCAAGCGCGTTTGCCGACCATGCCCGGGCGTGGCAGCGGCTGAATGCTGCCACCAGCAGAACGCCATTGCTCGAACCCGAGTTCGTGCAGCCGCTGCTGGCGGAATTCGGCGATCCGCGCTGCCAGCTCGCGGTATGCGAACTGGCTGGCGAAACGGTCGCGATGGGCATACTCCAGCCGCGCGGCCGCGGCGTGTGGGAAGCGCTGCAGCCATCGCAGGCGCCGATCGGCCTGTGGCTGCACCATGGCGCCATCGAGCTCGAGCGATTGCTGCCATCGTTGACGCGCAAGCTTCCCGGCTTCGCGCTGATGGTCGGCCTGAAGCAGCGCGATCCGCAACTGGAAACGCGCCCGGCCGACAGCGCCGTCACCGGCACGCTCGATTACATCCGCACCGCCCACGTGCCGATCGCCGGCACCTTCGAGGAATACTGGAATGCGCGCGGCAAGAACTTGCGGAACAACCTGAAAAAGCAGCGCTCGCGGCTGCAGAAGGATGGCGTCGTCACGCGCATGCAGATCGACCGGTTGCCCGAACAGATGGCCGCCGCCGTGGCCGACTACGGCCGGCTGGAAAGCGCCGGCTGGAAGGCGCAGCTGGGTACCGCGATCCATCCGGACAATGACCAGGGCCGCTTCTACACCAGCATGCTCGAAGGGTTCGCACGCCGCGGCCAGGCCGCGGTGTACCGCTACTGGTTCGAAGCCCCCGGGCTGGCGCCACAGCTGGTGGCGATGGACCTGTGCATCGAAGGCGACGGCGCCTTGATCGTGCTGAAAACAACCTACGACGAATCGGTGCCGGCCAGCCTGTCGCCAACGTTGTTGATGAGGGAGGAATGCTGCCAGCGGCTGTTTGACGAAAAGCAGTACGCGCGGCTGGAGTTCTACGGCAAAGTGATGGAATGGCATACGCGCTGGACCGACGAAATCCGGACCATGTACCATGTCAACCATTACCGCTGGCCGGTACTTCGCCAGCTGCATGCCGCCGCCGGTGATCGTAACGCCATGGTACAGAGGTTGCGCGGCAAATCCGCTCCCGGCCCTGCGCCAGTCGCCACGCGGCAGCAAACCTCAACCACGGAGTAA
- a CDS encoding hydrolase 1, exosortase A system-associated: protein MQPDEQALTFPCADEWLTAILSPAAAPARRGVLIVVGGPQYRAGSHRQFALLARALAAQGIPAMRFDYRGMGDSSGPARNFEGVDADLRAAIDRFMAAVPGLQEVVIWGLCDAASAALFYARHDRRVSGLVLLNPWARTPDGLARATLKHYYVERLLQPALWKKIASGQFEFGKALRSFSGLLRASRRGPAEAPVAAPAAQAAAAVPAMPASPDLHARMLAGWQGFAGPILLIISGADLTAQEFLDMVKASRQWRKLLAAPRVQRHTLHAADHTFSRREWRDQVAAWTAAWVAETGARA, encoded by the coding sequence ATGCAGCCTGACGAACAAGCCCTCACTTTTCCATGCGCCGATGAATGGCTGACGGCGATCCTGAGCCCGGCCGCGGCGCCCGCACGGCGCGGTGTGCTGATCGTTGTCGGCGGGCCGCAATACCGTGCCGGCAGCCACCGCCAGTTCGCTTTGCTGGCCCGGGCGCTCGCGGCACAGGGCATCCCCGCCATGCGCTTCGATTACCGCGGCATGGGCGACAGCAGCGGCCCGGCACGCAATTTCGAGGGCGTGGATGCCGACCTGCGCGCCGCCATCGACCGCTTCATGGCCGCAGTGCCGGGCTTGCAGGAAGTCGTGATCTGGGGCTTGTGCGATGCGGCCAGCGCGGCGCTGTTCTATGCGCGGCATGACCGCCGGGTCTCCGGCCTGGTGCTCCTCAATCCCTGGGCGCGCACCCCGGATGGCCTGGCCCGCGCCACGTTGAAGCACTATTACGTGGAACGCCTTCTGCAGCCGGCACTGTGGAAGAAGATCGCCAGCGGCCAGTTCGAGTTCGGCAAGGCGCTGCGTTCGTTCAGTGGCCTGTTGCGGGCATCGCGGCGCGGCCCTGCCGAAGCGCCGGTCGCGGCGCCGGCGGCGCAAGCAGCGGCCGCGGTTCCCGCCATGCCGGCCAGTCCGGACCTGCATGCCCGCATGCTGGCCGGCTGGCAGGGTTTTGCGGGACCGATTTTATTGATCATCAGTGGCGCCGACTTGACGGCGCAGGAGTTCCTGGACATGGTGAAGGCATCGCGCCAATGGCGAAAGCTGCTGGCCGCGCCGCGCGTGCAGCGTCATACGCTGCACGCGGCGGATCATACGTTCTCGCGCCGCGAATGGCGCGACCAAGTCGCCGCCTGGACGGCGGCATGGGTCGCCGAAACCGGAGCGCGGGCATGA